A genome region from Dolichospermum compactum NIES-806 includes the following:
- a CDS encoding TRAFAC clade GTPase domain-containing protein, whose amino-acid sequence MGNIHIIGPQASGKTTYLAALAYQPLKTKQKNKNFKVQALNEETRELADKAENIILEGASLEPTRLHVKTIDDLKVYSFIIEIQKKWRKLEKINLAVRDYPGEVFKELESVSADPLHEEFMNECLSKDTQGCLVLLTEWRQGTDKFYKRVFKRFINLMDKQERLHDLRLAVAMSKCERGELWPGRLDPENDLFAIHFPETLSFLKDNIPPKNLQFYAISTFGVLRNKDPRPNRKEELGTKGRYSVLRETDNWSPYGMISPLYWLSTGKRMKEDV is encoded by the coding sequence ATGGGCAACATTCATATAATCGGACCACAGGCTTCTGGCAAAACTACTTATTTAGCGGCTTTGGCTTATCAACCATTAAAAACAAAGCAGAAAAATAAAAATTTTAAAGTTCAAGCGTTGAATGAAGAAACTAGAGAATTAGCAGACAAGGCAGAAAACATTATTTTAGAGGGTGCATCTTTAGAACCTACTCGTCTTCATGTCAAAACAATTGATGATTTAAAAGTCTATTCATTCATTATTGAAATTCAGAAAAAATGGCGAAAGCTAGAGAAAATAAATTTAGCTGTGCGAGACTATCCAGGAGAAGTTTTTAAAGAGTTGGAATCAGTTTCTGCTGATCCATTACATGAAGAATTTATGAATGAGTGTTTAAGTAAAGATACTCAAGGGTGTTTAGTTTTATTAACAGAGTGGAGACAAGGAACAGATAAATTTTATAAACGAGTCTTTAAAAGGTTTATAAATTTAATGGATAAACAGGAAAGATTGCATGATTTACGGTTAGCTGTAGCCATGAGTAAATGTGAACGGGGGGAACTGTGGCCTGGTCGGTTAGATCCTGAAAATGATTTATTTGCTATTCATTTCCCAGAAACTCTGTCATTTTTAAAAGACAATATTCCTCCTAAAAATTTACAGTTTTATGCTATATCTACTTTTGGGGTTTTAAGAAATAAAGATCCGCGCCCCAATCGTAAGGAAGAATTAGGAACAAAAGGCAGATATTCTGTGTTACGAGAAACTGATAACTGGTCGCCCTATGGCATGATTTCACCTCTCTATTGGTTAAGTACGGGTAAGAGGATGAAAGAAGATGTTTAA
- a CDS encoding GTPase domain-containing protein, with translation MFNLFKNKNQPPLQSSGVLRVIGDRSSGKTTYMASLARWPNADPDSPVQAVTAVDEGGEDLLSKAQNILEQGLELEPTVFASTVSDVNDCTLQITLKEKKLGSKLLNLNVSSKDYAGEFFSDLLHRGKNPQLDDYLEDCLQCNGIMFLVDGSSRRKDLEYANGLDKLLLALDRNDLGGSKRRIALVLNKCEQSDLWVNRDKPAFLASARFPQVCRKLQSWQQMGGGDIEFFAASAFGMLGSKYPEPNVNLLSRSRGGVTAVIKNPKLWRPFGLISPIYWLCTGSRHQELDKG, from the coding sequence ATGTTTAATTTATTTAAGAATAAAAATCAGCCCCCATTACAAAGTAGTGGGGTGTTACGAGTTATAGGCGATCGCTCTTCTGGAAAAACCACATATATGGCCTCCTTAGCCCGATGGCCAAATGCTGATCCTGATAGTCCAGTTCAGGCTGTAACGGCTGTGGATGAAGGTGGAGAAGACTTACTTAGTAAAGCTCAAAATATCTTAGAACAGGGGTTAGAACTAGAACCAACTGTGTTCGCTTCAACTGTATCAGATGTAAATGATTGCACTTTACAAATTACGCTGAAAGAAAAAAAATTAGGTTCTAAATTACTGAATTTAAACGTCAGTTCTAAAGATTATGCTGGTGAATTTTTTAGTGATTTATTACATCGCGGTAAAAATCCCCAGTTAGATGATTATTTAGAAGATTGTTTACAGTGTAATGGTATTATGTTTTTGGTTGATGGTAGTAGTCGGCGAAAAGATTTAGAATATGCCAATGGTTTAGATAAATTGCTGTTAGCACTTGACAGGAATGATCTGGGTGGAAGTAAGCGCAGAATTGCCTTAGTATTGAATAAATGTGAACAATCTGATTTGTGGGTAAATCGAGATAAACCAGCATTTTTAGCATCAGCAAGGTTTCCCCAAGTTTGCAGAAAATTACAATCATGGCAACAAATGGGAGGAGGTGATATAGAATTTTTTGCAGCTTCAGCTTTTGGGATGTTGGGTAGTAAATATCCTGAGCCAAATGTTAACTTATTAAGTAGAAGTAGGGGGGGAGTAACAGCAGTAATTAAAAATCCCAAACTTTGGCGACCTTTTGGTTTGATTTCTCCCATTTATTGGCTTTGTACAGGTTCACGTCATCAGGAATTAGATAAAGGTTAA
- a CDS encoding leucine-rich repeat domain-containing protein, which yields MKLSVVATTIFTLTLGFYTPKVTAAPIKTPKTFKEWCQQKASLPQETKRTVEALLNVAETRNCSQANQTLTKLTSLELGENQISDIKPLSNLTNLTSLYLVGNQISDIKPLSNLTKLTLLDLTKNPLIVKQCPLKPESICKF from the coding sequence ATGAAACTAAGTGTAGTAGCAACCACCATTTTTACCCTGACTTTAGGATTTTATACCCCAAAAGTCACCGCAGCACCTATAAAAACACCTAAGACCTTTAAAGAATGGTGTCAACAAAAAGCCAGTTTACCTCAAGAGACGAAACGAACGGTAGAAGCATTATTAAATGTTGCTGAAACCCGAAATTGTAGTCAAGCTAATCAAACGCTGACTAAATTGACTTCTCTTGAGCTTGGGGAAAATCAAATCAGCGATATCAAACCTTTGTCTAATCTGACTAATTTGACTTCTCTTTACCTTGTGGGAAATCAAATTAGCGATATCAAACCTTTGTCTAATCTGACTAAATTGACTTTGCTTGACCTTACGAAAAATCCACTTATCGTTAAACAATGTCCCCTGAAACCAGAGTCTATTTGTAAATTTTAG
- the smpB gene encoding SsrA-binding protein SmpB — MSDKQSEGYKVICDNRQARFLYEIIETYEAGIQLTGTEVKSIRAGKANLQDGYALLRDGEAWLINVHISPYISSGAYFNHEPRRTRKLLLHKQELRKLIGRVQQEGLTLVPLKMYLKRGWVKIVIALGKGKKLHDKRESMKRRDDQRDMQRAMKRY; from the coding sequence ATGAGTGATAAACAGAGTGAAGGTTACAAAGTTATTTGTGATAATCGGCAAGCACGGTTCTTATATGAAATCATAGAAACCTATGAAGCGGGTATTCAATTGACAGGAACTGAGGTAAAGTCAATTCGTGCCGGTAAAGCCAATTTGCAAGATGGTTACGCGTTGCTTCGTGACGGTGAAGCATGGTTAATTAACGTGCATATTTCTCCTTATATCTCCAGCGGTGCATATTTTAATCACGAACCCAGACGAACCCGCAAGTTATTACTTCATAAACAAGAACTGCGTAAACTCATTGGTAGGGTACAACAGGAAGGTTTAACCCTCGTCCCCCTAAAAATGTATCTAAAACGGGGTTGGGTAAAAATAGTTATTGCCCTGGGTAAAGGTAAAAAATTACACGACAAACGCGAAAGTATGAAACGTCGTGATGATCAACGAGATATGCAAAGGGCAATGAAGAGATATTAG
- a CDS encoding leucine-rich repeat domain-containing protein — translation MKLALVATTIFTLTLGLYTPKVTAAPIKTPKTFKEWCQQKASLPQETKRTVEALLKVAKTQNCSQANQALTKLTELELWGNQISNIKPLSNLTNLTKLDLSGNQISDITPLSNLTKLTYLGLSANQISNIKSLSNLTNLTTLYLSENQISNIKPLSNLTNLTSLYLNKNQISNIKPLSNLTNLTSLYLDKNQISNIKPLSNLTNLTSLGLSENQISDIKPLSNLTNLNSLDLPVNKIRDIKPLSNLTNLTSLDLSENPLISKQCP, via the coding sequence ATGAAACTAGCTTTAGTAGCGACCACTATTTTTACCTTGACTTTAGGATTGTACACCCCAAAAGTCACCGCAGCACCTATAAAAACACCTAAGACCTTTAAAGAATGGTGTCAACAAAAAGCCAGTTTACCTCAAGAGACGAAACGAACGGTAGAAGCATTATTAAAAGTTGCCAAAACGCAAAATTGTAGTCAAGCTAATCAAGCGCTGACCAAATTGACTGAACTTGAGCTTTGGGGAAATCAAATCAGCAATATCAAACCTTTGTCTAATCTGACTAACTTAACTAAACTTGACCTTTCGGGAAATCAAATCAGCGATATTACACCTTTATCTAACCTGACTAAATTGACTTATCTTGGCCTTTCAGCAAATCAAATCAGCAATATCAAATCTTTGTCTAACCTGACTAACTTGACTACTCTCTACCTTTCGGAAAATCAAATCAGCAATATCAAACCTTTATCTAATCTCACTAATTTGACTTCTCTTTATCTTAATAAAAATCAAATCAGCAATATCAAACCCTTGTCTAACCTGACTAATTTGACTTCTCTTTACCTTGATAAAAATCAAATCAGCAATATCAAACCCTTGTCTAACCTGACTAATTTGACTTCTCTTGGCCTTTCAGAAAATCAAATCAGCGATATCAAACCTTTGTCCAATCTGACTAACTTAAATTCTCTTGACCTTCCGGTAAATAAAATCAGGGATATCAAACCTTTGTCTAATCTGACTAATTTGACTTCTCTTGACCTTTCGGAAAATCCACTTATTTCTAAACAATGTCCCTGA
- a CDS encoding leucine-rich repeat domain-containing protein: MKLILAAATVFTFTLGLYTLPVSSAPVKKPAKNPVTTAKTPNNFQQWCEQKAKLPQQTRYTVEVLLKTAGTTNCTQAHQKLIKLTTLNLWKSQISDIQPLSSLTNLTFISLWENKISDIKPLANLTNLTSLDLGGNQIIDIQPLSKLTKLTTLNLWENQIRDIQPLTNLHNLTFISLWKNQIRDIQPLTNLHNLTFISLWKNQISDIKPLANLHNLTFLDLKENRVSDIESLSNLTKLTAVYLGENQIQNIQSLSNLTKLTAVYLEKNQVQNIQSLSALENLQTLKVQDNPLISKQCPIQPESICRFSF, encoded by the coding sequence ATGAAACTAATTTTAGCTGCGGCTACTGTTTTTACATTCACGTTAGGACTTTACACATTGCCAGTCTCATCTGCACCTGTAAAAAAACCTGCTAAAAACCCTGTGACAACGGCAAAAACACCAAACAACTTTCAACAATGGTGTGAGCAAAAAGCCAAGCTACCTCAACAGACGAGATACACGGTTGAAGTATTATTAAAAACTGCTGGTACGACAAACTGTACTCAAGCTCATCAAAAACTGATTAAGTTGACTACTCTTAACCTGTGGAAAAGTCAAATTAGTGATATCCAACCTTTATCAAGTTTGACTAATTTAACTTTTATCTCTTTATGGGAAAATAAAATTAGTGATATCAAACCTTTAGCAAATTTGACTAATTTAACTTCTCTTGACCTGGGTGGAAATCAAATTATTGATATCCAACCCTTATCAAAATTAACTAAGTTAACTACCCTGAATTTGTGGGAAAATCAAATCAGGGATATCCAACCCTTGACAAATTTGCATAATTTAACTTTTATCTCGTTGTGGAAAAATCAAATCAGGGATATCCAACCCTTGACAAATTTGCATAATTTAACTTTTATCTCCTTGTGGAAGAATCAAATCAGCGATATCAAACCTTTAGCAAATTTGCATAATTTAACTTTTCTCGACTTGAAAGAAAATCGAGTTAGTGACATTGAAAGTTTGTCAAATTTAACTAAATTGACTGCTGTTTATCTGGGAGAAAATCAAATCCAAAATATTCAATCTTTGTCAAATCTGACTAAATTAACTGCTGTTTACTTAGAAAAAAATCAAGTCCAAAATATTCAATCTTTATCCGCTTTGGAAAATTTACAGACTCTTAAAGTTCAGGATAACCCGCTTATTTCTAAACAATGTCCCATCCAACCAGAGTCTATTTGTCGTTTTAGTTTTTAG
- a CDS encoding ARC6/PARC6 family protein encodes MFKKLIVYSTCLSIIGCQTIENPLTNLSSNAISSSGCAEKPMVSLSGKDVETVALNESTITKSGQVSASKNIGYTFTATTGQKLSYSTDADVCLWVFSPDNEILKGGELSKNGKYVIQVAAPQGAKTFDLKMSLGLLETASSTPTASPTNNPENTPENTSENNNSQSSLENDNLQPENDISQEQALELVQKWYAAKPRIFAPPFDRDLLNELATGKLYQRVGGEDGSIDWLQKYNRYYTYNKSEITNVMGFSSSGSRPYIKVRIIEELYLQGEKGIDKTNSGEYQIDYIYFFAKENGTWKIYSNEKISDAD; translated from the coding sequence ATGTTTAAAAAGTTAATTGTGTACTCTACCTGTCTATCAATTATCGGTTGTCAAACCATAGAAAATCCTCTAACCAATCTTTCTTCTAATGCTATCAGTTCCTCTGGTTGTGCTGAGAAACCTATGGTATCCTTGAGTGGAAAAGATGTAGAAACAGTTGCATTAAATGAAAGTACAATTACTAAATCTGGTCAAGTTAGTGCTAGTAAAAATATTGGCTATACCTTTACAGCAACAACAGGACAGAAATTAAGTTATAGCACTGATGCGGATGTTTGTCTTTGGGTATTTAGTCCAGATAATGAAATTCTCAAAGGTGGAGAGTTATCTAAAAACGGTAAATATGTTATTCAAGTTGCTGCACCTCAAGGGGCAAAAACCTTTGATTTAAAAATGAGTTTAGGACTTTTAGAAACTGCTTCTAGTACTCCTACTGCATCACCTACTAACAATCCTGAAAATACTCCTGAAAATACTTCTGAAAATAATAATTCTCAATCTAGTTTAGAAAATGATAATCTCCAACCAGAAAATGATATTTCTCAAGAACAAGCATTAGAATTAGTCCAGAAATGGTACGCAGCAAAACCCCGCATATTTGCGCCACCTTTTGATAGAGATTTATTAAATGAACTAGCTACAGGAAAACTTTATCAAAGAGTGGGAGGTGAAGATGGTTCAATAGATTGGTTACAAAAATATAATCGTTACTATACATATAATAAATCAGAAATTACCAATGTTATGGGTTTTTCTAGTTCTGGAAGCAGACCATATATTAAAGTTAGAATTATAGAAGAATTATATTTACAAGGTGAAAAAGGAATTGATAAAACAAATTCTGGTGAATATCAAATTGATTATATCTATTTTTTTGCAAAAGAAAATGGTACATGGAAAATATATAGTAATGAAAAAATATCTGATGCCGATTAA
- a CDS encoding vWA domain-containing protein, which translates to MQNNLNISITPHREFMPAETAAQKLFVMLKLRPTKDVATSSPHTTFTFVIDTSGSMYEVVSGESKPTGITYQQDGQAYQQVTGGKSKIDIVIESLLALVRSGKLTTSDRIAIVQFDDNASQTIGLTSATEINQLENAINNLRNFSGGTRMGLGLRRAFDILSEQQMTVRRALLFTDGQTFDEDQCRSISSNFATNNIPITALGVGEFNEDLLTHLSDSTGGKLLYIVPGTAIGTQISILDLPNKIIDEYSQAQQEVITNLALTVKTVKGVELTRIVRAYPTQAEFPINQDPHPLGNAIANDETIFILEFTINNRPATRVRIAQLGITYDIPGQKIRGELPPQNLIIQFVPGQENAAQVNQEVMDYVQQCNIANLVNQATKIAEHDPQKAEQILETARRMTMKIGNKDMTESLNNAQEELRKTKKISDGTRKTVKMGAKGKTVKMGNDINEMLSEEEMRKLTGT; encoded by the coding sequence ATGCAGAATAATCTTAACATTAGTATTACTCCCCATCGGGAATTTATGCCAGCAGAGACAGCAGCACAAAAATTATTTGTGATGTTGAAATTACGTCCTACTAAAGATGTCGCTACAAGTTCCCCACATACCACATTTACCTTTGTTATTGATACCAGTGGTTCAATGTATGAAGTAGTATCAGGAGAGTCAAAACCAACGGGGATTACTTATCAACAAGACGGACAAGCATATCAACAGGTTACAGGAGGAAAATCCAAAATAGATATAGTCATTGAATCCTTATTAGCATTAGTCCGTTCGGGAAAATTGACCACCAGCGATCGCATTGCTATAGTCCAATTTGATGATAACGCTTCCCAAACTATCGGTTTAACCAGTGCTACAGAAATTAATCAACTAGAAAATGCTATTAACAACCTGAGAAACTTTTCCGGTGGTACACGCATGGGTTTAGGATTACGTCGGGCATTTGATATCTTAAGTGAACAACAAATGACAGTCAGACGCGCCCTATTATTTACTGATGGACAAACATTTGATGAAGATCAATGTCGGTCAATTTCTAGTAATTTCGCCACCAATAATATCCCCATTACCGCATTAGGAGTAGGAGAATTTAACGAAGACCTACTTACCCATCTTAGCGATTCTACAGGAGGAAAATTACTTTATATTGTCCCAGGAACAGCCATAGGTACACAAATTTCTATCCTTGATTTACCCAACAAAATTATAGACGAATATAGCCAAGCCCAACAAGAAGTGATCACCAACCTAGCCCTAACAGTGAAAACAGTTAAGGGAGTAGAACTGACTAGAATTGTTCGCGCTTACCCTACCCAAGCCGAATTTCCCATTAATCAAGATCCTCATCCTTTAGGGAATGCGATCGCTAACGACGAAACCATATTTATCCTCGAATTTACTATTAATAATCGCCCCGCTACTCGTGTGCGTATCGCCCAACTTGGGATCACTTACGACATACCCGGACAAAAAATACGTGGTGAACTTCCACCACAAAACCTAATTATTCAATTCGTTCCCGGACAGGAAAATGCAGCCCAAGTCAATCAAGAAGTCATGGATTATGTCCAACAATGCAACATAGCCAACCTCGTCAACCAAGCCACAAAAATAGCCGAACATGATCCACAAAAAGCCGAACAAATATTAGAAACAGCCCGACGCATGACCATGAAAATCGGCAATAAGGACATGACAGAATCCTTAAACAACGCCCAAGAAGAACTCCGAAAAACCAAAAAAATCTCCGATGGAACTCGGAAAACCGTGAAAATGGGTGCAAAAGGTAAAACGGTAAAAATGGGCAACGATATTAACGAAATGCTTTCAGAAGAAGAAATGCGAAAACTCACAGGAACATAA
- a CDS encoding vWA domain-containing protein, with translation MLLTLACPSLAQVKKTEVIGSPTFKDEKVTIRIKVKGGDDRPVMGLEDTNFKLTVDKKEVKFKPKDWKSPEETVPPPAWIIVLLDFSGSMNQVDSGGTKKIAGAINAIRQFTKISGERGGNTQISIVPFGKAGSKCPESIVNKETLDKFLAANDFKLQNNLDYLSSLSPCASTDLYEPLTKAVKFLANTKDSRFYLPENSSQPQPRLSIILLSDGYHNALNEATDFAALTKLLKNNENITVHTLGYGLTPQELGVKYKLGRPATRADLNKRKVPEAEFVDQQRLAEIAKLTGGIAEFSGNAERIAENLQLFLNALLGEYEITFTQPNAERGSKHKVQVKVSSQDGKAKESPIIEYIMPVFGRSLPLGVRLVMVISVLFIVIIFGIVPFHYWGKHLKAEAQRD, from the coding sequence TTGCTTCTGACTCTAGCTTGTCCCAGTTTAGCCCAGGTAAAAAAGACAGAAGTTATTGGTAGTCCCACATTCAAAGATGAGAAAGTAACAATTAGAATTAAGGTCAAAGGTGGAGATGATAGACCTGTAATGGGTTTAGAAGATACTAATTTTAAATTGACGGTTGATAAAAAGGAGGTTAAGTTTAAACCTAAAGATTGGAAAAGTCCAGAAGAAACTGTACCTCCTCCAGCTTGGATTATAGTTTTACTAGATTTTAGTGGCAGTATGAATCAAGTAGATAGTGGAGGAACTAAAAAAATAGCAGGTGCTATTAATGCGATTCGTCAATTTACGAAAATTTCTGGTGAACGGGGTGGAAATACCCAAATTTCTATAGTTCCTTTTGGAAAAGCTGGTAGTAAGTGTCCTGAATCTATTGTAAATAAAGAAACTCTGGATAAGTTTCTAGCGGCCAATGATTTTAAACTGCAAAATAATCTGGATTATTTATCAAGTTTAAGTCCCTGTGCGTCTACAGATTTATATGAACCTTTAACCAAAGCAGTCAAGTTTTTAGCGAATACTAAGGACTCCCGATTTTACTTACCAGAAAATTCTTCCCAACCACAACCTAGACTATCAATAATTCTCCTGTCTGACGGATATCACAATGCACTTAATGAAGCGACTGATTTTGCAGCTTTAACTAAGTTGCTTAAAAACAATGAAAATATTACAGTACATACTTTAGGTTATGGGTTGACACCACAGGAATTAGGTGTAAAATATAAATTAGGCAGACCTGCTACTCGTGCTGATTTGAATAAACGTAAAGTACCCGAAGCAGAATTTGTAGACCAACAAAGATTAGCGGAAATTGCCAAATTAACAGGGGGAATTGCGGAGTTTTCTGGTAATGCCGAAAGGATAGCGGAGAATTTACAATTATTTCTGAATGCGTTGTTAGGAGAGTATGAAATTACCTTTACTCAACCTAATGCAGAAAGGGGTTCTAAGCACAAAGTTCAGGTGAAAGTAAGTTCTCAAGATGGTAAAGCCAAGGAGTCGCCAATCATAGAATATATTATGCCTGTATTTGGGCGATCGCTGCCTTTGGGAGTACGTCTGGTCATGGTCATATCGGTGTTATTTATAGTCATAATTTTTGGAATAGTCCCTTTTCACTACTGGGGAAAACATTTAAAAGCAGAAGCACAAAGGGACTAA
- a CDS encoding FHA domain-containing protein, producing MITCTVCGYDQNLDYAEFCNACGSELQAIATPPPKIEPTLAPTVIQPTTPQLNYPPIINTFTKAKLTSKQTNAPIPEFILDNNAIVGIFDPDTGPVEIDLETFFGGETVSRNHAEIYQELGTWKVKDLGSTNGVFIKPPGQTRFSARITIPTPLNSGDEIAFGKVRFLFQTI from the coding sequence ATGATTACTTGTACAGTTTGCGGCTATGATCAAAATTTAGACTACGCAGAATTTTGTAACGCTTGCGGTTCAGAACTACAAGCCATAGCCACACCACCACCAAAAATAGAACCCACCTTAGCACCTACAGTCATTCAACCAACTACACCACAACTCAATTATCCCCCAATTATCAACACATTTACAAAAGCCAAACTAACATCTAAACAAACAAACGCCCCCATACCAGAATTTATCCTAGATAATAACGCCATTGTTGGCATATTTGATCCAGACACAGGACCAGTAGAAATTGATTTAGAAACATTTTTTGGCGGAGAAACAGTATCTCGTAATCATGCCGAAATTTATCAAGAACTAGGAACATGGAAAGTCAAAGATTTAGGTTCTACCAACGGAGTATTTATCAAACCACCAGGACAAACTCGCTTTAGTGCCAGAATTACCATACCCACCCCCTTAAACTCAGGTGATGAAATAGCATTTGGTAAAGTTAGATTTCTCTTTCAAACTATCTAA
- a CDS encoding response regulator transcription factor: MPLTILVADDDLGTRLSISDYLDLSGYNVITVDNGVDALAMVQKRHPDLMVTDIMMPQMNGYELVRRVRQLSAFRLLPVILLTERTKTQERILGYQSGCDLYLPKPFELEEIAAAIRNLLERSQVIKSECRFLYQEEISFATYTKAKNGHISIPTQMQQSQVLTPLTVREQEVLDLLTHGLSNGEIGNHLHLSPRTVEKYVSSLLRKTETSNRAELVRFAIKHDLVE; the protein is encoded by the coding sequence ATGCCCTTGACTATTCTTGTCGCAGATGATGATTTAGGTACACGCCTATCTATTAGTGACTATCTTGATCTGTCCGGGTATAATGTTATAACTGTTGATAATGGTGTAGATGCTTTGGCGATGGTTCAAAAGCGTCATCCTGATTTGATGGTGACAGATATTATGATGCCACAGATGAATGGTTATGAGTTGGTGCGTCGAGTTCGTCAATTATCGGCGTTTCGATTATTACCTGTGATTTTGTTGACAGAAAGAACGAAAACTCAAGAACGAATTTTGGGATATCAGTCTGGCTGTGATTTGTATTTGCCTAAACCATTTGAATTGGAAGAAATAGCCGCTGCTATACGTAATTTATTAGAGCGATCGCAAGTCATCAAATCAGAATGTCGTTTTCTTTATCAGGAAGAAATCAGTTTTGCCACTTATACAAAAGCAAAAAACGGTCATATCTCCATACCTACTCAGATGCAACAATCTCAGGTATTGACACCATTAACTGTGAGAGAACAGGAAGTTTTAGACTTATTAACTCATGGTTTGTCTAATGGAGAAATTGGTAATCATTTACATTTAAGTCCGCGCACAGTGGAGAAATATGTGAGTAGTTTATTGAGGAAAACAGAAACTAGTAATCGTGCAGAATTGGTCAGATTTGCGATAAAACATGATTTAGTAGAATAG
- a CDS encoding vWA domain-containing protein, whose protein sequence is MLNLFNQLKNNKPLLFGLYGASGCLTAAILLGEPFLALTKAKPNPTSPVTPQVIVLLIDASSSMSDGKLTEVKTAASKFIERRDLQKDQLAVVSFGLEIKTATPLTNDANTLKNAIDTLSENGSTPMAEGINAAMGELQTTALDKNIILFTDGIPDDPNFAYNSALAARNMGVKLISVATGDADINYLTQITGDRSLVFYANSGQFEQAFRNAEAAIYKQLVESDSSENYSITYSVLRMGGWTAFLAMGIYLALIMGQNRYMRLPLLTTNKGIISICGSLAAGMIAGATGQIVFLPLSNIAVLEIIGRIAGWVIVGALVGVGTRFFVPNLNLKNALLGGTIGGGIGGSGFLITASIFGDVLGRLSGTSIIGFFTGLMIAWIEQKQLESQPYLLVNWTATEQTTYLLGTKPILIGSSLNVEIPLNASDGFTPITAKIFKEGENIIMQFDQEYAAIKNMKKTSQDLKVGDTRKLGQITIEVKDKTLTANG, encoded by the coding sequence ATGCTTAACCTATTTAATCAATTAAAAAACAACAAACCCCTACTATTTGGATTATACGGTGCTAGTGGATGTCTGACAGCCGCAATCCTATTAGGAGAACCATTTTTAGCCTTAACCAAAGCTAAACCAAACCCAACTTCTCCCGTCACTCCCCAAGTCATAGTTTTATTAATTGACGCATCCTCAAGTATGAGTGATGGAAAATTAACAGAAGTCAAAACAGCAGCCAGCAAATTTATAGAACGTCGTGACTTACAAAAAGATCAACTGGCAGTAGTCAGTTTTGGACTAGAAATTAAAACCGCCACCCCACTCACAAACGACGCTAACACCTTAAAAAATGCCATTGATACTCTATCAGAAAATGGGAGTACACCAATGGCTGAAGGTATCAACGCAGCCATGGGAGAATTACAAACAACCGCATTAGATAAAAACATCATTTTATTTACCGATGGTATCCCAGATGATCCGAATTTTGCCTATAATTCAGCCCTAGCTGCCAGAAACATGGGAGTAAAACTAATTTCAGTTGCTACAGGGGATGCAGATATAAATTATTTAACTCAAATTACAGGCGATCGCTCATTAGTATTTTATGCTAATTCCGGTCAATTTGAGCAAGCCTTTCGCAACGCAGAAGCGGCAATTTATAAACAATTAGTTGAATCTGATTCCAGCGAAAACTACAGTATCACCTATTCAGTATTACGCATGGGTGGTTGGACAGCATTTTTAGCTATGGGAATATACCTAGCTTTAATTATGGGACAAAACCGCTATATGCGCCTTCCCTTATTAACAACAAATAAAGGTATTATTAGTATTTGTGGTAGTCTGGCTGCGGGAATGATAGCAGGTGCAACCGGACAAATTGTATTTTTACCTCTCTCTAATATAGCTGTTTTAGAAATAATTGGCAGAATTGCAGGCTGGGTAATTGTCGGTGCATTAGTAGGAGTAGGAACTAGGTTTTTTGTTCCCAATTTAAACCTCAAAAATGCTTTATTAGGTGGAACAATTGGGGGAGGAATTGGTGGTAGTGGTTTCTTAATTACAGCCAGTATTTTCGGTGATGTTTTGGGGCGTTTATCCGGTACGTCTATTATAGGATTTTTCACTGGTTTAATGATAGCTTGGATAGAACAAAAGCAGTTAGAATCACAACCATATTTATTAGTAAATTGGACTGCAACGGAACAAACCACATATTTATTAGGGACAAAGCCAATTTTAATTGGTAGTTCCTTAAATGTAGAAATTCCCTTAAATGCCTCCGATGGATTTACACCGATTACTGCTAAAATCTTTAAAGAAGGAGAAAACATTATTATGCAATTTGATCAAGAGTATGCAGCTATAAAAAACATGAAAAAAACCAGTCAAGATCTAAAAGTCGGTGATACCCGCAAATTAGGACAAATCACTATAGAAGTTAAAGATAAAACCCTTACCGCAAATGGTTAA